The following are encoded together in the Saliniramus fredricksonii genome:
- a CDS encoding acyl carrier protein — MADIIETALRSFITENFLFGDDSRAIAGSDSLIQNDLMDSTGILELVAFLEDHFGISVADEDIMPENLDSIDRITAYVTRRQEEQVSRVA; from the coding sequence ATGGCCGACATCATTGAAACCGCTCTGCGCAGCTTCATCACCGAGAATTTCCTGTTCGGCGACGACAGCCGCGCCATCGCGGGTTCGGATTCGCTGATCCAGAACGACCTGATGGACTCGACCGGCATTCTCGAGCTGGTCGCCTTCCTCGAGGACCATTTCGGCATCAGCGTCGCCGACGAGGACATCATGCCGGAAAATCTCGATTCCATCGACCGCATCACCGCCTATGTGACGCGCCGGCAGGAAGAGCAGGTCTCGCGCGTCGCGTGA
- a CDS encoding class I adenylate-forming enzyme family protein: MRLDAFLRASAARHPDKTALVNGETRLSYAAFDAACDRLAASLVAAGLKPGERVLVFMDNCWEAAVAIYAVSRAGGVFSPINPSTKADKLAYIIANCRARALITLDRLAKVAGTALAQAPGPDIAIIAGPRADAAIGETMPEDVAAMSFAQALNAGAEGDLSCTDALPRADRADSDLAMLIYTSGSTGQPKGVMMAHENIDAASASITTYLRNTPDDIILNVLPIAFDYGLYQLIMAVRMGATLVLEKSFAFPQAIFDLMRRERVTGLPLVPTMAAMILQMKNLEPGFLPDLRYVTNTAAALPPAHIARLRALLPGVALYSMYGLTECKRCTWLPPEDLDAKPGSVGIAIPGTRAFVVDDDGHELPAGAIGELAIAGPHVMLGYWENPQASAACLRPATSPGERILMTGDLFRADADGYLYFVGRKDDIIKSRSEKVAPKEVETVLHACPGVAEAVVVGTPDPVLGQAVTALVVRSDATVKERDVIRHCAANLEDFMVPRRIVFRDTLPRTDTGKISRRLASQTLDAKTPEAAE, encoded by the coding sequence ATGCGTCTCGACGCGTTCCTGCGCGCTTCTGCTGCGCGCCATCCCGACAAGACCGCGCTCGTCAACGGCGAGACGCGTCTGAGCTACGCCGCCTTCGACGCAGCCTGTGACAGGCTCGCGGCGAGCCTCGTCGCCGCCGGCCTGAAGCCCGGCGAGCGGGTGCTGGTCTTCATGGACAATTGCTGGGAAGCGGCGGTCGCGATCTATGCGGTGTCGCGCGCCGGCGGCGTGTTCTCGCCGATCAACCCCTCCACCAAGGCCGACAAGCTCGCCTACATCATCGCCAATTGCCGCGCACGCGCGCTGATCACCCTCGACCGTCTGGCGAAGGTGGCCGGCACGGCTCTGGCGCAGGCGCCCGGTCCCGATATCGCCATCATTGCCGGCCCGCGCGCCGATGCGGCGATTGGCGAGACGATGCCCGAGGACGTGGCGGCGATGAGCTTCGCGCAGGCGCTCAACGCGGGGGCGGAAGGCGATCTTTCCTGCACTGATGCTCTTCCCCGCGCCGATCGCGCCGATTCCGATCTGGCCATGCTGATCTACACCTCCGGCTCCACCGGACAGCCCAAGGGCGTGATGATGGCGCATGAAAATATTGATGCGGCATCCGCCTCGATCACCACATATCTGCGCAACACGCCCGACGACATCATCCTCAATGTCCTGCCGATCGCCTTCGATTACGGGCTGTATCAGCTGATCATGGCGGTACGCATGGGCGCGACGCTGGTGCTGGAGAAGTCCTTCGCCTTCCCGCAGGCGATCTTTGATCTGATGCGCCGCGAGCGCGTCACCGGCCTGCCGCTGGTGCCGACCATGGCGGCGATGATCCTGCAGATGAAAAATCTCGAACCGGGCTTCCTGCCCGATCTGCGCTACGTGACCAACACCGCCGCCGCGCTGCCGCCGGCGCATATCGCGCGGCTGCGCGCATTGTTGCCGGGTGTGGCGCTCTATTCAATGTATGGCCTGACCGAGTGCAAGCGCTGCACCTGGCTGCCGCCCGAGGATCTCGACGCGAAGCCGGGCTCCGTCGGCATCGCCATTCCGGGCACCCGCGCCTTCGTCGTCGATGATGACGGTCATGAACTGCCCGCCGGCGCCATCGGCGAGCTCGCCATTGCCGGCCCGCATGTGATGCTGGGTTACTGGGAGAATCCGCAGGCGAGCGCCGCCTGTCTGCGCCCGGCCACATCACCCGGTGAGCGCATCCTGATGACCGGCGATCTCTTCCGCGCGGATGCAGACGGGTATCTCTATTTCGTCGGGCGCAAGGACGACATCATCAAGAGCCGCAGCGAGAAGGTCGCGCCCAAGGAAGTCGAGACGGTGCTGCATGCCTGCCCGGGCGTGGCCGAGGCGGTCGTCGTCGGCACTCCCGATCCGGTGCTCGGCCAGGCCGTGACCGCCCTCGTCGTGCGCAGTGATGCGACGGTGAAGGAGCGCGACGTGATCCGCCACTGCGCGGCCAACCTGGAAGATTTCATGGTGCCCAGACGAATCGTCTTCCGTGACACCCTGCCACGTACGGATACCGGCAAGATCAGTCGCCGTCTGGCCTCACAAACCCTCGACGCAAAAACTCCGGAGGCCGCAGAATGA
- the nadE gene encoding NAD(+) synthase: MNAATALAVKPDAFGPHVLDIDAPAEVARITEALRRQLRADLRKRGLVLGLSGGIDSSVCAALAAQAVGGKNVFCLFMPENDSDPESLALGRLVARTYGLEAEIEDIGPTLDAMGCYRRRDAFIREIVPEYGPGWACKVVIANSLERAGYNISSLVVQSPEGETTRHRLTPQVYLGIVAATNMKQRTRKQIEYYHADRLNFAVIGTPNRLEYDQGFFVKNGDGAADVKPIAHLYKSQVYQLADHLGVPAEISARPPTTDTWSLAQTQEEFYFALPTDKMDLCLYGLNHGVPADDVAQAVGITAEQVGRVWDDITAKRKATRYLHAAPRLVEGVAEIG; this comes from the coding sequence ATGAATGCCGCGACAGCCCTTGCCGTAAAGCCGGATGCGTTCGGCCCGCATGTGCTCGACATCGATGCGCCGGCGGAGGTCGCGCGCATCACCGAGGCGCTTCGCCGGCAATTGCGCGCAGATTTGCGCAAGCGCGGCCTCGTGCTCGGGCTTTCCGGCGGAATCGATTCCAGCGTCTGCGCCGCGCTCGCCGCGCAGGCGGTGGGGGGAAAGAACGTCTTCTGCCTGTTCATGCCCGAAAACGATTCCGATCCCGAGAGCCTCGCCCTCGGCCGGCTCGTGGCCCGGACCTACGGGCTCGAAGCCGAGATCGAGGATATCGGCCCCACCCTCGACGCGATGGGCTGCTACCGCCGTCGCGACGCCTTCATCCGCGAGATCGTTCCGGAATACGGGCCGGGCTGGGCCTGCAAGGTGGTGATCGCCAACTCGCTCGAACGTGCCGGCTACAACATCTCCTCGCTGGTCGTGCAATCGCCCGAGGGTGAGACGACGCGTCACCGCCTGACGCCGCAGGTCTATCTCGGCATCGTGGCCGCCACCAACATGAAACAGCGCACCCGCAAGCAGATCGAATACTACCATGCCGACCGGCTGAACTTCGCCGTGATCGGCACGCCGAACCGGCTGGAATACGATCAGGGCTTCTTCGTCAAGAACGGCGACGGCGCCGCCGACGTCAAGCCGATCGCGCATCTCTACAAGTCGCAGGTCTACCAGCTCGCCGATCATCTCGGCGTGCCGGCGGAGATCAGCGCCCGCCCGCCCACCACCGATACCTGGTCGCTGGCACAGACGCAGGAGGAGTTCTACTTCGCCCTGCCCACCGACAAGATGGATCTGTGTCTCTACGGGCTCAATCACGGCGTACCCGCCGACGATGTCGCGCAAGCTGTAGGAATTACGGCGGAGCAGGTCGGGCGTGTGTGGGACGACATCACCGCCAAACGCAAGGCCACGCGTTATCTGCATGCCGCGCCACGCCTCGTGGAGGGCGTTGCCGAGATCGGCTGA
- the pcaD gene encoding 3-oxoadipate enol-lactonase — protein MMDKINVAGRNFRVAIDGPDDAPPLMLSNSLATNLAMWDAQMPALAAHFRVIRYDHRGHGASDAPQGPYSFAGLAEDAVGILDALGIEKAHWCGLSMGGMTGMRMLTHHRERIGRAVLANTAAQMGTADVWNSRAETARAQGMSVIAGPTLERWFTPEFRESDPQAVGRVREMIHATPAQGYAACCEAIRDMDQRESIRAVEAPVLVVIGARDPSTTPEHGELIRDAITGAQAVTLDAAHLSNVERPEEFTRAVMDFLLER, from the coding sequence ATGATGGACAAGATCAATGTGGCAGGCCGCAATTTCCGGGTCGCCATCGACGGGCCGGATGATGCGCCGCCGCTGATGCTGTCGAACTCGCTGGCAACCAATCTGGCCATGTGGGATGCGCAGATGCCGGCTCTTGCCGCGCATTTCCGCGTCATCCGCTACGATCATCGCGGCCATGGCGCAAGCGACGCACCGCAGGGGCCCTACAGCTTCGCCGGACTGGCAGAGGATGCGGTGGGCATTCTCGATGCGCTGGGTATCGAAAAGGCGCATTGGTGCGGGCTCTCCATGGGTGGCATGACGGGCATGCGGATGCTGACCCATCATCGCGAGCGCATCGGACGGGCCGTGCTTGCCAACACGGCGGCGCAGATGGGGACGGCCGATGTCTGGAACAGCCGGGCCGAGACCGCGCGCGCGCAGGGCATGTCCGTTATTGCCGGCCCGACCCTGGAGCGCTGGTTCACGCCGGAATTCCGTGAATCCGACCCGCAGGCGGTCGGGCGCGTGCGGGAAATGATCCACGCGACCCCGGCCCAGGGCTATGCCGCCTGCTGCGAGGCGATCCGCGACATGGACCAGCGCGAGAGCATCCGCGCCGTCGAGGCGCCCGTCCTCGTCGTGATCGGCGCGCGTGACCCCTCGACCACACCCGAACACGGCGAACTCATCCGTGATGCGATTACCGGCGCGCAGGCCGTGACGCTTGATGCGGCGCATCTGTCCAATGTCGAACGACCCGAGGAATTCACCAGGGCCGTCATGGATTTCCTGCTGGAGCGGTGA